The Amycolatopsis viridis genome window below encodes:
- a CDS encoding M24 family metallopeptidase — MTTQAPQPLPAPGHMGVDYEERVDFDRLRRYRLDRAKAALESSECGAFLLFDFYNIRYTTQTWIGGALGDKMIRYALLARDKDPVLWDFGSAVKHHKKYSRWVPEENYRAGFLGFRGAVAPSVGLMAEAVAEIKSMLVEAGVADMPVGVDIVEPPFLFEMERQGLRVVDAQQLMLDARCIKSADEIMLLNQAAAMVDGVYQDIVEMLKPGVRENQIVAHANKRLYEMGSDQVEAVNAISGERCNPHPHNFTDRLIRPGDQAFFDIIHSYNGYRTCYYRTFAVGSSTPAQRDAYKKAREWMDRGIAGIRAGVGTDEVAALLPAAEEFGFGSEMEAFGLQFAHGLGLGLHERPIISRLNSMKEPVELQVGMVFALETYCPAADGFSAARIEEEIVITEDGPQVLTLFPAQDLVVTNPY; from the coding sequence GTGACCACGCAAGCACCCCAGCCCCTGCCGGCGCCCGGGCACATGGGCGTCGACTACGAGGAGCGCGTCGACTTCGACCGGCTCCGCCGCTACCGCCTGGACCGCGCGAAAGCCGCGCTGGAGAGCAGCGAATGCGGTGCGTTCCTGCTCTTCGACTTCTACAACATCCGGTACACCACCCAGACCTGGATCGGTGGCGCCCTGGGCGACAAGATGATCCGGTACGCGTTGCTGGCCCGCGACAAGGACCCGGTCCTGTGGGATTTCGGGTCGGCGGTCAAGCACCACAAGAAGTACTCCCGGTGGGTTCCCGAGGAGAACTACCGCGCCGGGTTCCTCGGCTTCCGGGGCGCCGTCGCACCCTCGGTCGGCCTGATGGCCGAGGCGGTCGCCGAGATCAAGTCCATGCTGGTCGAGGCCGGGGTCGCGGACATGCCGGTGGGTGTGGACATCGTCGAGCCGCCGTTCCTGTTCGAGATGGAGCGGCAGGGCCTGCGCGTGGTCGACGCCCAGCAGCTGATGCTGGACGCCCGGTGCATCAAGTCGGCCGACGAGATCATGCTCCTCAACCAGGCCGCCGCGATGGTCGACGGTGTCTACCAGGACATCGTCGAGATGCTCAAGCCCGGCGTGCGGGAGAACCAGATCGTCGCCCACGCGAACAAGCGGCTCTACGAGATGGGATCCGATCAGGTCGAGGCCGTCAACGCGATCTCCGGTGAGCGGTGCAACCCGCACCCGCACAACTTCACCGACCGGCTCATCCGGCCCGGCGACCAGGCGTTCTTCGACATCATCCACTCCTACAACGGCTACCGGACCTGCTACTACCGCACCTTCGCGGTCGGCAGCTCGACCCCCGCGCAGCGCGACGCGTACAAGAAGGCCCGGGAGTGGATGGACCGGGGCATCGCGGGCATCCGGGCCGGTGTGGGTACCGACGAGGTCGCGGCCCTGCTGCCCGCCGCCGAGGAGTTCGGTTTCGGCAGCGAAATGGAGGCGTTCGGCCTGCAGTTCGCCCACGGCCTCGGCCTCGGCCTGCACGAGCGGCCCATCATCTCCCGCCTCAACTCGATGAAGGAGCCGGTGGAGCTCCAGGTCGGCATGGTCTTCGCGCTCGAGACCTACTGCCCGGCCGCCGACGGCTTCTCCGCCGCCCGGATCGAGGAGGAGATCGTCATCACCGAGGACGGCCCGCAGGTCCTGACCCTGTTCCCCGCCCAGGACCTCGTCGTCACCAACCCGTACTAG
- a CDS encoding zinc-dependent alcohol dehydrogenase translates to MKSLVYTAPGVAEVLDRDRPAPGPSEVLVQMVTVGICHSDFDLLAGNYVLPLEFPLVPGHEWHGRVAEIGSAVTTFAVGDRVVGECSVAADEHFGFTHDGALAEYFTVPAAWLHRIPDTIDDTVAALIEPFIVAYGATREFDGGDVVAILGAGPIGLLATASASAKGARTIVVEPDAGRRELAGKLGAEDVVDPLAGDATEQVLELTGGRGATGVVECSGNTAAQASALTMAAYHAQLNYVGINVGGIAQAELGLIMGKELRIRGCMGSFGTSWDATIRFVERLPVDLSALVSKRFALTDSLAALEAAKDRNNIKVHIHNPAL, encoded by the coding sequence ATGAAGTCGCTCGTCTACACCGCCCCCGGCGTCGCCGAGGTCCTCGACCGCGACCGACCGGCACCGGGCCCGTCGGAGGTGCTGGTGCAGATGGTCACCGTCGGCATCTGCCACTCCGACTTCGACCTGCTCGCGGGCAACTACGTGCTGCCGCTGGAGTTCCCGCTCGTCCCTGGCCACGAATGGCACGGGCGCGTGGCCGAGATCGGCTCGGCCGTGACCACCTTCGCGGTCGGTGACCGGGTCGTCGGCGAGTGCTCGGTGGCGGCCGACGAGCACTTCGGGTTCACGCACGACGGCGCGCTCGCGGAGTACTTCACCGTGCCGGCCGCCTGGCTGCACCGCATCCCGGACACGATCGACGACACGGTCGCCGCGCTGATCGAGCCGTTCATCGTCGCCTACGGCGCCACCCGGGAGTTCGACGGCGGCGACGTCGTGGCGATCCTGGGTGCCGGCCCGATCGGCCTGCTGGCCACGGCGTCGGCGTCCGCGAAGGGCGCCCGGACCATCGTCGTCGAACCCGACGCCGGGCGGCGCGAGCTGGCCGGGAAGCTGGGTGCCGAGGACGTCGTCGACCCGCTGGCCGGCGACGCCACCGAGCAGGTGCTCGAGCTGACCGGCGGCCGGGGCGCCACCGGTGTCGTGGAGTGTTCCGGCAACACGGCGGCGCAGGCGAGCGCGCTGACCATGGCCGCCTACCACGCGCAGCTCAACTACGTCGGCATCAACGTGGGCGGGATCGCGCAGGCCGAGCTCGGGCTGATCATGGGAAAGGAACTGCGCATCCGCGGCTGCATGGGTTCCTTCGGCACCTCCTGGGACGCCACCATCCGCTTCGTCGAGCGCCTTCCCGTGGACCTCTCCGCGCTGGTGTCGAAGCGGTTCGCGCTCACCGACTCGCTGGCCGCGCTCGAGGCCGCCAAGGACCGCAACAACATCAAGGTCCACATCCACAACCCCGCCCTCTGA
- a CDS encoding NAD(P)-dependent oxidoreductase — MSTVAFLGLGRMGLPMAANLAKAGHQLRVWNRTAAKAADFARENNATAADTPRAAAAGADFVITMLADDAALLDAHRGPDGILAGIRPGAVAIDMSTVSPRTVLALRDEVAGAGAHFVDAPVSGSTAAATAASLTIMAAGDENVVDRARPILTGMGRLVVYLGESSRGAVMKLAVNSIVHSLNGAVSEALVLAEKSGIPRTQAYQVFLNSAIAAPFVQYRQAAYERPDETPVAFRLALAEKDLRLALEVADHAGAPMPQAETNRRLLQEAVDAGYADLDESGLAEYFRGTPPHTA, encoded by the coding sequence ATGAGCACCGTCGCGTTCCTCGGCCTCGGCCGGATGGGGCTGCCGATGGCAGCGAACCTGGCGAAGGCCGGTCACCAGTTGCGCGTGTGGAACCGGACCGCGGCCAAGGCCGCCGACTTCGCCCGCGAGAACAACGCGACCGCCGCGGACACGCCCCGCGCCGCGGCCGCCGGCGCCGACTTCGTGATCACCATGCTCGCCGACGACGCCGCCCTTCTCGACGCGCACCGCGGCCCGGACGGCATCCTCGCGGGCATCCGGCCCGGCGCCGTCGCGATCGACATGAGCACCGTCTCGCCCCGCACGGTGCTCGCGCTGCGCGACGAGGTGGCCGGAGCCGGCGCCCACTTCGTGGATGCTCCCGTCTCCGGCAGCACCGCCGCGGCGACCGCGGCCTCGCTCACGATCATGGCCGCAGGCGACGAGAACGTCGTCGACCGGGCGCGCCCGATCCTGACCGGCATGGGCCGGCTGGTCGTCTACCTGGGGGAGAGCAGCCGGGGCGCCGTCATGAAGCTCGCGGTCAACTCCATCGTGCACAGCCTCAACGGTGCGGTCTCGGAGGCGCTCGTCCTCGCCGAGAAGTCCGGCATCCCGCGAACCCAGGCGTACCAGGTCTTCCTCAACAGCGCCATCGCGGCCCCGTTCGTGCAGTACCGGCAAGCCGCCTACGAACGCCCGGACGAGACACCGGTCGCGTTCCGGCTGGCCCTGGCCGAGAAGGACCTCCGGCTGGCGCTCGAGGTCGCGGATCACGCCGGTGCGCCGATGCCGCAGGCCGAGACCAACCGGCGGCTGCTGCAGGAGGCCGTGGACGCCGGCTACGCCGACCTGGACGAGTCCGGCCTGGCGGAGTACTTCCGCGGCACACCCCCGCACACCGCCTGA
- a CDS encoding zinc-dependent alcohol dehydrogenase encodes MRAAVFHDRDDIRIEDVPEPTCGPHDLVLEVRAVGICGTDAHEYHSGPHMFPVHDQHPVSGHVGPMIPGHEFSGVVREVGPDVTGFAVGDLVVSGAGIACGECVQCRRVRTNLCERYTTVGLQRHGALAEYVATPAANCLQVAPYGLTPDAAALAQPMSIAVHAMRRGRLTAADHAVIVGAGGIGAFLTFAAKSVTDHLLVIDIDEQRLKIADALGAPHVLRTGDPDEARAAVGDLGLDPTVVYEVSGTPAGLRTALSILPRGGRLVLVGLQGRPVEWDVRTLSLIEHELIGTNAHVFATDMPTALELLASRPDPWTDLAPIALSLDQLVTEGLQPLVERRSTRIKTLIDPQATMTRETRMVAGA; translated from the coding sequence ATGAGAGCCGCCGTCTTCCACGACCGGGACGACATCCGCATCGAGGACGTCCCCGAACCGACCTGCGGACCGCACGACCTGGTGCTGGAGGTGCGGGCGGTCGGCATCTGCGGAACCGACGCGCACGAATACCACAGCGGGCCGCACATGTTCCCCGTCCACGACCAGCACCCGGTCTCCGGCCACGTCGGCCCGATGATCCCCGGCCACGAGTTCTCCGGCGTGGTCCGCGAGGTGGGCCCGGACGTCACCGGCTTCGCGGTCGGTGACCTCGTCGTCTCCGGCGCCGGCATCGCCTGTGGCGAGTGCGTCCAATGCCGCCGCGTACGCACCAACCTCTGCGAGCGGTACACGACCGTCGGCCTGCAGCGCCACGGCGCACTGGCCGAATACGTGGCCACCCCGGCGGCGAACTGCCTGCAGGTCGCTCCCTACGGCCTCACCCCGGACGCCGCCGCACTGGCCCAGCCCATGTCGATCGCCGTGCACGCGATGCGCCGGGGTCGGCTCACCGCCGCGGACCACGCCGTGATCGTCGGCGCCGGCGGCATCGGCGCTTTCCTGACCTTCGCGGCGAAGTCGGTCACCGACCACCTCCTGGTGATCGACATCGACGAGCAGCGGCTCAAGATCGCCGACGCGCTCGGCGCCCCGCACGTCCTGCGCACCGGGGATCCGGACGAGGCGCGTGCCGCCGTCGGTGACCTCGGCCTCGACCCGACGGTGGTCTACGAGGTGTCCGGGACCCCGGCCGGGCTGCGGACCGCGCTGTCGATCCTGCCCCGCGGCGGCCGTCTCGTCCTGGTGGGCCTGCAGGGCCGGCCGGTCGAGTGGGACGTCCGGACGCTGAGCCTGATCGAGCACGAGCTCATCGGCACCAACGCGCACGTCTTCGCCACCGACATGCCCACCGCGCTGGAGCTGCTGGCGTCCCGGCCCGACCCGTGGACCGACCTCGCCCCGATCGCCCTCTCGCTCGACCAGCTCGTCACGGAAGGCCTGCAACCGCTGGTGGAGCGCCGCAGCACCCGCATCAAGACCCTCATCGACCCGCAGGCCACGATGACCCGCGAGACCCGGATGGTGGCCGGAGCATGA
- a CDS encoding SDR family NAD(P)-dependent oxidoreductase codes for MSRLTRKHALVTGGARGIGRAIAERFIAEGAIVTIADIREPEGRSAAEALGTGVHFTRMDVTDADAWEGAVAQAWERQPIDVLVNNAGAVISFDPLEKTSVDLFRRVVDLNLTSCFLGMRTVIPRMLEAGTGSVINISSISGVVGHDVAPAYQAAKGGVRTLTKNAAVTFATRGVRVNSIHPGIIATPMVAEQPAWATEAFVAATPMGAPGEPDDIAHAAVYLASEESRFVTGAEMYVDGGFVAQ; via the coding sequence ATGTCCCGCCTCACCCGAAAGCACGCACTGGTCACCGGCGGCGCACGCGGCATCGGCCGGGCCATCGCCGAACGGTTCATCGCCGAAGGCGCGATCGTCACCATCGCCGACATCCGTGAACCCGAGGGCCGGAGCGCCGCGGAAGCCCTCGGGACCGGCGTGCACTTCACCCGGATGGACGTCACCGACGCCGACGCCTGGGAGGGCGCCGTCGCGCAGGCGTGGGAGCGTCAGCCGATCGACGTCCTCGTGAACAACGCCGGCGCGGTGATCAGCTTCGATCCCCTGGAGAAGACCTCGGTGGACCTGTTCCGCCGCGTCGTCGACCTCAACCTCACCAGCTGCTTCCTGGGCATGCGCACCGTCATCCCCCGGATGCTCGAGGCGGGGACCGGTTCGGTCATCAACATCTCGTCCATCTCCGGCGTGGTCGGCCACGACGTCGCGCCGGCCTACCAGGCGGCCAAGGGCGGCGTCCGCACCCTGACGAAGAACGCCGCCGTCACCTTCGCCACGCGCGGTGTCCGGGTCAACTCCATCCACCCCGGCATCATCGCCACGCCGATGGTGGCCGAGCAGCCCGCCTGGGCGACCGAGGCGTTCGTCGCCGCCACTCCGATGGGTGCTCCCGGCGAGCCCGACGACATCGCCCACGCCGCGGTCTACCTCGCCAGCGAGGAGTCCCGGTTCGTCACCGGCGCCGAGATGTACGTCGATGGAGGTTTCGTCGCCCAGTGA
- a CDS encoding SDR family NAD(P)-dependent oxidoreductase yields the protein MSDFRSVAGKNAIVTGSSRGIGEGIAETLAAEGVNVLLADVREEVHATAERIAEEHPDVKVASRVVDVSVEEQVEAVVAAAVAEFGRLDIMANNAGIHVTPADVVDTAMSDVDKLLAVNYKGIFHGCKHAGRQMIAQGQGGSIVNTGSFFGKVGHPGSAAYGASKNAVHTLTMSLSLELAKHGINVNALCPGLAATEMHWAFVESDAKERGITFDEMKQIELDTIPLGRYGYGSDMAGAIMWLASKSGSYVTGQCINVNGGLDFT from the coding sequence GTGAGCGATTTCCGAAGCGTCGCAGGCAAGAACGCGATCGTCACCGGGTCATCGCGGGGGATCGGAGAGGGTATCGCCGAGACCCTCGCGGCGGAGGGGGTGAACGTCCTCCTCGCCGACGTGCGGGAGGAGGTGCACGCCACCGCCGAGCGCATCGCCGAGGAACACCCGGACGTCAAGGTCGCGTCCCGTGTCGTCGACGTCTCGGTCGAGGAACAGGTCGAGGCCGTCGTCGCCGCCGCCGTCGCCGAGTTCGGCCGGCTCGACATCATGGCCAACAACGCCGGCATCCACGTCACCCCGGCCGACGTCGTGGACACCGCGATGAGTGACGTCGACAAGCTGCTCGCCGTCAACTACAAGGGCATCTTCCACGGCTGCAAGCACGCCGGACGGCAGATGATCGCGCAGGGGCAGGGCGGCAGCATCGTCAACACCGGGTCCTTCTTCGGCAAGGTCGGCCACCCGGGCTCCGCCGCGTACGGCGCCAGCAAGAACGCGGTGCACACCCTCACCATGTCGCTCTCCCTCGAACTGGCCAAGCACGGCATCAACGTGAACGCGCTGTGCCCCGGCCTCGCGGCCACGGAGATGCACTGGGCGTTCGTCGAGTCCGACGCGAAGGAACGCGGCATCACCTTCGACGAGATGAAGCAGATCGAGCTCGACACGATCCCGCTCGGCCGCTACGGCTACGGCTCCGACATGGCCGGCGCCATCATGTGGCTGGCCTCGAAGTCCGGTTCCTACGTCACCGGCCAGTGCATCAACGTCAACGGTGGCCTCGACTTCACGTGA
- a CDS encoding ABC transporter permease, with the protein MNFLPKKIDSDLVVRLGIAVVLFAYFAITLPVFTSTGNMYTVMEGFAFLGLIALGVGLTIMAGELDLSIASVAALGGVIAVKQAEHGIVIAVLSALAVGLVLGVAQGIAIFWLKINSLVFTIGTLVAFRGVAYLLSDSKTIIVPDLDIADLVSKQLYIFSPFSILTIVVLVLTGLFLSYTRWGKEIGAVGGGRVEALAAGIPLWRPLVIAFGMSGAMGALVGAMLSLKSGSASPTEFADLLLPGVTAALIGGVSLRGGRGTVVGIAAGTLTLRFIVSGLSIEGSAVYVANFAIGVLVLVVLAVELIKDSDATKRWFARTFRRTGASPLTRAS; encoded by the coding sequence ATGAACTTCCTCCCCAAGAAGATCGACAGCGACCTCGTCGTCCGTCTCGGCATCGCAGTCGTCCTGTTCGCCTACTTCGCGATCACGCTCCCGGTGTTCACCTCGACCGGCAACATGTACACCGTCATGGAGGGTTTCGCCTTCCTCGGTCTCATCGCGCTCGGCGTCGGCCTGACGATCATGGCGGGCGAGCTGGACCTGTCGATCGCGTCGGTCGCCGCACTCGGCGGCGTCATCGCCGTCAAGCAGGCCGAGCACGGCATCGTCATCGCCGTCCTGTCCGCCCTGGCCGTGGGCCTCGTCCTCGGCGTGGCGCAAGGCATCGCCATCTTCTGGCTGAAGATCAACTCGTTGGTCTTCACCATCGGCACCCTCGTCGCGTTCCGCGGCGTGGCCTACCTGCTGTCCGACTCGAAGACGATCATCGTGCCCGACCTGGACATCGCCGACCTGGTGTCGAAGCAGCTGTACATCTTCTCCCCGTTCAGCATCCTCACGATCGTCGTGCTGGTCTTGACCGGCCTCTTCCTCTCCTACACGAGGTGGGGCAAGGAGATCGGTGCCGTCGGTGGCGGGCGGGTCGAGGCGCTCGCGGCCGGAATCCCGTTGTGGCGCCCCCTCGTGATCGCGTTCGGCATGTCCGGGGCGATGGGCGCGCTCGTCGGCGCCATGCTCAGCCTCAAGTCCGGCTCGGCCTCACCGACCGAGTTCGCCGATCTGCTGCTCCCCGGGGTGACCGCCGCGCTCATCGGCGGCGTCAGCCTCCGCGGTGGCCGCGGCACCGTCGTCGGCATCGCGGCCGGCACGCTCACCCTGCGCTTCATCGTCAGCGGGCTGAGCATCGAAGGCAGCGCCGTGTACGTCGCGAACTTCGCGATCGGCGTGCTCGTCCTGGTCGTCCTCGCGGTGGAGCTGATCAAGGACTCCGACGCCACCAAGCGCTGGTTCGCGCGAACGTTCAGGCGCACCGGCGCTTCCCCGCTGACCCGAGCCAGTTGA
- a CDS encoding ABC transporter permease — MTVPHGNLAEPDTEPAPATPGPAGVRSARAAGTGGTKAPRWVPNKRNLPVVVIVVIAVAVLVAGALATPAFLTTENILNIVRAASVVGIAALGMTFITMSGNYFSMSVEQTAAFTAVSFAMLMNTGMGWLLSVVCALLLAAVVGIAQGLVVAAGANPIITTLGAGAALFGLASVMTDQKQVNIQDNTALFIGTGRPLGVPVQTWALVLLTVVFSVVLIRTRTGRQMTLVGANRHAAKASGLNVKLASLTAFTISGVAAGLAGVFAAAQTSRGIVNQFPDFNTEVIAAVLVGGTLVQGGRGSMWQTCLGAIFIAMVSNLLALRGYSFGVRITVEGVAVAIAVSTYALARRRSA, encoded by the coding sequence ATGACCGTTCCACACGGCAATCTGGCCGAGCCGGACACCGAGCCGGCGCCGGCGACTCCGGGCCCGGCAGGGGTGCGGTCCGCCCGCGCCGCCGGAACCGGTGGCACCAAGGCGCCGCGCTGGGTGCCGAACAAGCGCAACCTGCCGGTCGTGGTCATCGTCGTCATCGCGGTCGCCGTCCTCGTGGCCGGTGCTCTGGCGACTCCCGCCTTCCTCACCACCGAGAACATCCTGAACATCGTGCGGGCGGCATCGGTCGTCGGCATCGCCGCCCTCGGCATGACCTTCATCACGATGTCCGGTAACTACTTCTCGATGTCGGTCGAGCAGACCGCCGCGTTCACCGCGGTCAGCTTCGCGATGCTGATGAACACGGGCATGGGCTGGCTCCTCAGCGTGGTGTGCGCCCTGCTCCTGGCTGCCGTCGTCGGCATCGCACAGGGACTGGTGGTGGCCGCGGGAGCCAACCCGATCATCACCACCCTCGGCGCCGGCGCCGCGCTGTTCGGTCTGGCGTCGGTGATGACCGACCAGAAGCAGGTCAACATCCAGGACAACACGGCCCTGTTCATCGGTACCGGACGGCCGCTCGGCGTCCCCGTCCAGACCTGGGCGTTGGTCCTCCTCACCGTCGTGTTCTCGGTCGTGCTGATCCGGACCCGTACCGGCCGTCAAATGACCCTCGTCGGCGCGAACCGGCACGCCGCGAAGGCCAGCGGCCTCAACGTCAAGCTCGCGTCACTGACCGCGTTCACGATCTCCGGCGTCGCCGCCGGGCTCGCGGGCGTGTTCGCGGCCGCGCAGACCAGCCGCGGGATCGTCAACCAGTTCCCCGACTTCAACACCGAGGTGATCGCGGCGGTGCTGGTGGGCGGGACGCTGGTGCAAGGCGGTCGCGGTTCGATGTGGCAGACCTGCCTGGGCGCGATCTTCATCGCCATGGTGTCCAACCTGCTCGCGCTGCGCGGTTACAGCTTCGGCGTGCGCATCACCGTCGAAGGCGTCGCCGTCGCCATCGCCGTCAGCACCTACGCACTCGCACGGAGGCGATCGGCATGA
- a CDS encoding sugar ABC transporter ATP-binding protein, giving the protein MTDITKSFGAVHALKGVHFELRAGEVMALAGENGAGKSTLVKMLSGIHRPDSGEIRINGEQVDIHSSRRSAEVGVAVVQQELSVVPTMTVAENVFLGNASSGQNWSGRRLAARAREHLKTVGLDYVDPQTPAGTLSVAEQQLVEVARMIARDARILILDEPTAALSDTEIERVKAVVKGVAAEGRSVIYVTHRLGEIFELANRVTVFRNGESSEPLETAELNVEGLITKMLGRRLENMFPERVPGRTFGETVLSVSRIAAAGLAEPISLEVRAGEIVGLAGQVGSGATPLLEAIAGARHSDSGSVTLVGKRVKTGNQHTAIREGIAYCSGDRKRDGMFGIRPVSENLTSASLARVTPGGWLNRARERRMGTEIAQAFSFDTKRLKALASTLSGGNQQKIVLGKWLGIEPRVLLIDEPTRGVDVGARAEIYRHLRKLADEGLAILFASSDAQEVLGLADRIGSLYRGRLVAFRDAEDVDYAQLTADITHPAGAREEVAS; this is encoded by the coding sequence ATGACAGACATCACCAAGAGTTTCGGCGCGGTACACGCGCTGAAGGGCGTGCACTTCGAGCTCCGCGCCGGCGAGGTCATGGCTCTGGCCGGCGAGAACGGCGCCGGCAAGAGCACCCTGGTGAAGATGCTGTCCGGCATCCACCGCCCGGACAGCGGCGAGATCCGCATCAACGGCGAGCAGGTCGACATCCACTCGTCCCGCCGCTCCGCCGAGGTCGGCGTCGCGGTCGTCCAGCAGGAACTCAGCGTCGTCCCCACGATGACCGTCGCCGAGAACGTGTTCCTCGGCAACGCGAGCAGCGGGCAAAACTGGAGCGGGCGACGGCTCGCCGCCCGTGCCAGGGAGCACCTGAAGACGGTCGGCCTGGACTACGTCGACCCGCAGACCCCGGCCGGCACGCTCTCCGTCGCCGAGCAGCAGCTGGTCGAGGTGGCCCGCATGATCGCTCGTGACGCCCGCATCCTGATCCTCGACGAGCCCACGGCAGCGTTGTCCGACACCGAAATCGAGCGGGTCAAGGCGGTGGTGAAGGGCGTGGCCGCCGAAGGCCGCTCGGTCATCTACGTGACCCACCGGCTCGGCGAGATCTTCGAGCTGGCGAACCGGGTCACCGTGTTCCGCAACGGTGAGAGCAGTGAACCGCTCGAGACGGCCGAGCTCAACGTCGAGGGCCTGATCACGAAAATGCTGGGGCGTCGCCTGGAGAACATGTTCCCGGAGCGAGTTCCAGGGCGCACGTTCGGCGAGACCGTCCTCTCCGTGTCGCGGATCGCCGCGGCAGGGCTGGCCGAGCCGATCAGCCTCGAGGTTCGTGCGGGGGAGATCGTCGGTCTCGCCGGTCAGGTGGGCAGCGGCGCCACTCCGCTCCTCGAGGCGATCGCGGGCGCGCGGCACAGCGACAGCGGGAGCGTGACGCTGGTCGGCAAGCGCGTGAAGACCGGCAACCAGCACACCGCCATCCGCGAGGGCATCGCCTACTGCTCCGGTGACCGCAAGCGCGACGGCATGTTCGGCATTCGTCCCGTCTCGGAGAACCTCACCTCGGCCTCGCTCGCCAGGGTCACGCCTGGTGGATGGCTCAACCGGGCTCGGGAGCGCCGGATGGGCACCGAGATCGCCCAGGCGTTCAGCTTCGACACCAAGCGGCTCAAGGCACTCGCCTCGACGCTCAGCGGTGGCAACCAGCAGAAGATCGTCCTGGGCAAGTGGCTCGGTATCGAGCCGCGGGTGCTGCTCATCGACGAGCCGACCCGGGGAGTGGACGTCGGCGCCCGTGCCGAGATCTACCGGCACCTGCGCAAGCTGGCCGACGAGGGCCTGGCCATCCTCTTCGCCTCCTCCGACGCGCAGGAGGTGCTCGGCCTCGCCGACCGGATCGGCTCGCTGTACCGCGGGCGCCTGGTCGCCTTCCGCGATGCCGAGGACGTCGACTACGCCCAGCTCACTGCAGACATCACGCACCCCGCGGGTGCGCGCGAGGAGGTCGCGTCATGA
- a CDS encoding sugar ABC transporter substrate-binding protein, with protein sequence MIKNSRTLGLTLALAVAGATLAACGDAGTASSGDHTRSVVVFMPPGSDNYLAEWQRGARAEAQKLGIDIKILENQFSQPEQDTQVQQQLGSGSKPDAYIWWPVDNAAGLASLKKLHDSKVPTFQTNQNPDSRGLEYIVAYAGVDDTQNGDVSGQLAVQARDKLKESGAPLHSAGGNAIAITFPAGYGATQDRMTGFKKRIDGTGIQVIAEAPAGFDQTTGYKIGAQLIAANKAKGIDIVYAENDALADGAIQALEEAGYQPGKNVAVVGGNCHGDFSNLQAGKQFGTGLQAASLEGQYTVDVVNTYLKTKQVKDGEARPEASPDKAPTVDSVSRYNFIPNPMVHSNEVQSTSLWGHKMTDLCTY encoded by the coding sequence GTGATCAAGAACAGCCGCACCCTCGGGTTGACCCTCGCACTGGCAGTGGCCGGTGCGACGCTCGCCGCCTGTGGCGACGCGGGCACCGCCAGCAGTGGCGACCACACGCGCAGCGTCGTCGTCTTCATGCCCCCGGGCTCGGACAACTACCTCGCCGAGTGGCAGCGAGGAGCCCGGGCCGAGGCGCAGAAGCTCGGCATCGACATCAAGATCCTGGAAAACCAGTTCAGCCAGCCCGAGCAGGACACCCAGGTGCAGCAGCAACTGGGCAGCGGGTCCAAGCCCGACGCCTACATCTGGTGGCCGGTCGACAACGCCGCAGGGCTCGCGTCGCTGAAGAAGCTGCACGACAGCAAGGTCCCGACCTTCCAGACCAACCAGAACCCGGACAGCCGCGGACTCGAATACATCGTGGCTTACGCCGGTGTGGACGACACCCAGAACGGCGACGTGTCGGGCCAGCTGGCCGTGCAGGCCCGCGACAAGCTCAAGGAAAGCGGCGCCCCGCTGCACTCCGCCGGTGGCAACGCCATCGCGATCACGTTCCCCGCGGGCTACGGCGCAACCCAGGACCGCATGACGGGCTTCAAGAAGCGCATCGACGGAACCGGCATCCAGGTCATCGCCGAGGCTCCGGCCGGCTTCGACCAGACGACGGGCTACAAGATCGGCGCCCAGCTGATCGCGGCGAACAAGGCGAAGGGCATCGACATCGTCTACGCCGAGAACGACGCCCTCGCCGACGGCGCCATCCAGGCGCTGGAGGAGGCCGGTTACCAGCCCGGCAAGAACGTCGCGGTGGTCGGCGGCAACTGCCACGGTGACTTCAGCAACCTGCAGGCCGGCAAGCAGTTCGGCACCGGTCTCCAGGCCGCGAGCCTGGAGGGGCAGTACACGGTCGACGTGGTGAACACCTACCTGAAGACCAAGCAGGTCAAGGACGGCGAGGCTCGTCCGGAAGCTTCCCCGGACAAGGCTCCGACGGTCGACTCCGTCTCGCGGTACAACTTCATCCCGAACCCGATGGTCCACTCCAACGAAGTGCAGTCCACCAGTCTGTGGGGTCACAAGATGACCGACCTCTGCACGTACTGA